Proteins from a genomic interval of Denticeps clupeoides chromosome 20, fDenClu1.1, whole genome shotgun sequence:
- the casd1 gene encoding N-acetylneuraminate (7)9-O-acetyltransferase: MAHGSADEAPGESPSCRGALASLGRSAAAAPGCHGGAKMAAPAYSLGRREINQYFSIRSAKLLAFGAVALLVLLHSASRYYGGGDTCEWLLSGGRFLGENVWQPRGCMMHKYRSTDAKSCLRHKRIALIGDSRIRQLFYSFVRIIDPEHREDGNKHENIPFEDQGSSINVDFLWHAEVNNSMRDRLRSWTENLSAKPDVIIVGAATWSIKLHGGSSEALHQYRANLTFIAPSLETLTQSSDVYWVLQDPVHEETLSEPRRMITNEQIDLYNDAAVSVLNGSKRNGRAGAVRLLQASRQAALETIAESGDGLHLPEGTRNVGAMILMNSICNKVVKPIDGSCCQPRPAPTVLQKLTAATFSVFVVCSAVLHLLGYSQHHKGRPAPDVESGEEKRKPDSATVPVSPKGPFQSICRMGVIMAYFYLCDRADVFMKEQKFYTHSTFFIPLIYIFVLGIFYNESSKETKLLNREQTDEWKGWMQLVILIYHISGASAFLPVYMHVRVLVAAYLFQTGYGHFSFFWLKGDFGLYRVCQVLFRLNFLVVVLCLVMDRPYQFYYFVPLVTFWFVVIYATMAMWPQILQKRASGSGVWHLVFLVKLAVLLIITCCFAYSQGFFESVFSVWPVSSLFELHGSVHEWWFRWKLDRFAVIHGMLFAFIYLILQKCQVLSESKGEPLFSNKISNCLLFMSVVLFATYSIWASSCKNKTECNEMHPYISVVQILAFVLIRNIPGYARSLYSSFFAWFGKISLELFICQYHIWLAADTKGILVLIPGSPSLNIIISTFIFVCVAHEISQITNDLAQVAIPKENAALLKRLLAAGVFLGFVLMLSQGKRPGH; encoded by the exons ATGGCGCACGGCTCCGCCGACGAGGCTCCCGGCGAGAGCCCGTCGTGCCGCGGCGCCCTCGCCTCCCTCGGCCGCTCCGCCGCCGCAGCGCCCGGGTGTCATGGGGGAGCCAAGATGGCGGCCCCGGCCTACAGCCTGGGCAGGCGCGAAATCAACCAGTACTTCAGCATCCGCAGCGCCAAGCTGCTGGCGTTCGGCGCCGTCGCGCTGCTCGTCCTGCTGCACTCGGCGTCGCGCTATTacggag GTGGAGACACATGTGAATGGCTGCTCTCCGGTGGCCGCTTCTTGGGGGAGAACGTCTGGCAGCCCCGCGGCTGCATGATGCACAAGTACAGAAGCAC GGATGCCAAGTCGTGCCTTCGGCACAAAAGAATAGCACTTATTGGCGACTCCAGAATTCGGCAGCTCTTTTATTCGTTCGTCAGGATAATCGACCCGGAGCACAGGGAGGACGGAAACAAG CACGAGAACATTCCTTTCGAGGACCAGGGCTCCTCCATAAACGTG GATTTTTTGTGGCACGCCGAAGTCAATAACTCCATGCGGGACCGGCTGAGGTCCTGGACGGAG AATTTGTCCGCCAAACCAGATGTCATCATTGTTGGAGCTGCCACA TGGTCCATCAAGTTACATGGTGGCAGCAGCGAGGCTCTCCATCAGTACCGAGCGAATCTCACGTTTATCGCCCCGTCTCTGGAAACGCTGACACAGAGCAGTGACGTCTACTGGGTGCTGcaag ACCCCGTGCACGAGGAGACGCTGAGCGAGCCTCGGAGGATGATCACCAACGAGCAGATCGACCTGTACAACGACGCGGCGGTGAGCGTCCTGAACGGCAGCAAGAGGAACGGCAGGGCCGGCGCGGTGCGGCTACTGCAGGCCTCGCGGCAGGCCGCTCTGGAGACCATCGCCGAGTCCGGCGACGGCCTGCACCTGCCTGAGGGCACCAGGAACGTG GGTGCCATGATCCTGATGAACTCCATCTGTAACAAGGTGGTGAAGCCCATCGATGGGTCCTGCTGCCAGCCGCGCCCTGCACCGACTGTCCTGCAGAAGCTGACCGCCGCCACGTTCTCGGTGTTCGTGGTCTGCTCCGCCGTGCTCCACCTGCTGGGGTACAGCCAACACCACAAGGGCAGGCCGGCACCAGACGTGGAGAGCGGCGAGGAGAAGAGGAAGCCCGACTCGGCCACGGTGCCCGTCAGTCCCAAGGGCCCGTTCCAGTCCATCTGCCGAATGGGCGTCATCATGGCGTACTTCTACCTCTGCGACCGGGCAGACGTGTTCATGAAGGAGCAGAAGTTCTACACCCATTCCACCTTCTTCATCCCACTCATCTACATCTTTGTGTTGGGAATTTTCTACAACGAGAGCAGCAAAGAG accAAGCTGTTGAACAGAGAGCAGACGGACGAGTGGAAGGGTTGGATGCAGCTGGTTATCCTCATATATCACATCTCGGGAGCGAGTGCT TTCCTGCCCGTCTACATGCACGTCcgcgtcctggtggcagcgtaTCTCTTTCAGACGGGCTACGGCCATTTCTCCTTCTTCTGGCTCAAGGGTGACTTTGGACTGTACAGAGTGTGCCAG GTGCTCTTCCGACTCAACTTCCTGGTGGTGGTGCTGTGCTTGGTAATGGACAGGCCTTACCAGTTCTATTACTTTGTGCCTCTGGTCACCTTCTGGTTTGTCGTCATATATGCCACAATGGCCATGTGGCCCCAGATCCTGCAGAAAAGAGCCAGCG GAAGTGGCGTATGGCACCTCGTGTTCTTGGTCAAGCTCGCGGTGTTGCTGATCATCACGTGCTGTTTTGCATATTCACAA GGCTTCTTTGAGAGTGTGTTTTCCGTGTGGCCCGTCTCAAGCCTCTTTGAGTTACATGGAAGTGTTCATGAATGGTGGTTTCGCTGGAAGCTGGATAGATTT GCAGTGATCCACGGGATGCTGTTCGCTTTCATCTACTTGATCCTGCAGAAGTGTCAGGTGCTGTCAGAAAGCAAAGGAGAGCCCCTCTTCTCCAACAAGATCTCCAACTGTCTGCTCTTCATGTCTGTGGTTTTGTTCGCG ACGTACTCCATATGGGCCAGTAGCTGCAAAAATAAAACCGAGTGCAATGAGATGCATCCCTACATTTCTGTGGTGCAG ATATTGGCATTCGTCTTAATCAGGAACATTCCTGGCTATGCCCGTTCTTTATACAGCTCATTCTTTGCATGGTTTGGGAAGATCTCTTTAGAG CTCTTCATCTGCCAGTATCACATCTGGCTGGCAGCAGACACCAAGGGCATCCTGGTCCTAATTCCCGGCAGCCCCTCCCtcaacatcatcatcagcaCCTTCATCTTCGTCTGCGTGGCCCACGAGATCTCCCAGATCACCAACGACCTGGCCCAGGTGGCCATCCCCAAGGAGAACGCGGCGCTGCTGAAGAGGCTGCTGGCCGCGGGGGTCTTCTTGGGCTTTGTGCTGATGCTGTCCCAGGGCAAACGTCCTGGCCACTGA
- the col1a2 gene encoding collagen alpha-2(I) chain produces the protein MLSFVDTRILLLLAVTSYLASCQYASTRGDKGPRGDRGPKGPDGKDGKPGLPGPPGPPGPPGLGGNFAAQYDGAKGPDPGPGPMGLMGPRGPPGSSGPPGAQGFQGHAGEPGEPGQSGAIGARGPPGPPGKSGEDGNNGRPGKPGDRGPVGPQGARGFPGTPGLPGMKGHRGYNGLDGRKGEPGSAGAKGENGAHGNAGTPGQRGGRGLPGERGRAGPAGPAGARGADGNTGPAGPAGPLGAAGPPGFPGAPGPKGEVGPAGSSGPSGAQGARGEPGPNGAVGPVGPSGNPGANGLNGAKGAAGAPGVAGAPGFPGPRGGPGPQGPSGPSGPRGLAGDPGPSGVKGETGVKGEPGMVGNQGVPGPAGEEGKRGSTGEQGPTGPAGVAGPRGAAGTRGLPGLAGRAGPMGMPGARGSTGPGGPRGPPGDAGRAGEPGLTGPRGLPGSPGSSGPPGKEGPGGPPGQDGRSGPPGPTGPRGQPGTIGFPGPKGPSGEAGKPGEKGPTGPSGLRGAPGPDGNNGPSGPVGLAGNPGEKGEQGPSGAPGFQGLPGPAGPVGEAGKPGDRGIPGDQGVQGPSGVKGERGAPGPAGSVGAQGPIGVRGPAGTAGTDGGKGEPGAVGPAGSPGAQGASGMPGERGAAGTPGPKGEKGEAGYRGLEGNMGRDGARGAPGPSGPPGPAGANGEKGETGSFGQAGPAGPRGPSGERGESGPAGPPGFAGPAGADGQPGPRGEKGPAGGKGDVGPAGPAGPSGNSGPLGPAGPGGPPGARGDSGPSGLTGFPGAPGRVGPPGPAGIVGPPGPSGHAGKDGPRGPRGDSGPAGPPGEQGMLGPAGLAGEKGSPGESGPAGSPGTSGPQGQLGSQGINGLPGQRGDRGSPGGPGSNGESGRVGPTGAPGPRGPAGNIGMPGMTGPQGEAGREGSPGNDGPPGRPGAAGFKGDRGEPGSPGSSGLAGAPGPAGPAGAVGRPGNRGEAGPVGSVGAAGPAGARGAPGPAGSRGEKGVAGERGERGMKGLRGHPGLQGMPGPNGPSGDSGPSGVTGPAGPRGPAGPHGPAGKDGRAGIHGPVGPVGHRGPAGHLGPAGPPGPPGLPGPPGPAGGSYDVSGGFDEYAADQAALRAKDYEVDATLKSLNSQIDNLLSPEGSKKNPARTCRDIRLSHPDWSSGYYWIDPNQGCSMDAIKVHCDFTTGQTCIYAQPESIARKNWYRSPQEKKHVWFGETINGGTEFTYNDETMSPQTMATQLAFMRLLANQATQNITYHCRNSVAYMDAENGNLKKAVLLQGSNDVELRAEGNSRFTFNVLEDGCTRHTGQWSKTVIEYRTNKPARLPILDIAPLDIGGADQEFGLDIGPVCFK, from the exons ATGCTCAGCTTTGTGGATACCCGGATTCTGTTGCTGCTCGCAGTGACTTCATACCTAGCGTCATGTcaat ACGCG AGCACCAGAGGAGACAAAGGACCCAGAGGTGACAGG GGTCCTAAAGGACCTGATGGCAAAGATGGCAAACCCGGACTTCCTGGCCCTCCTGGTCCCCCTGGGCCCCCTGGACTTGGTGGA AACTTTGCTGCTCAGTATGATGGAGCTAAAGGACCCGATCCCGGCCCTGGACCCATG GGTTTGATGGGACCTAGAGGCCCACCTGGATCTTCTGGACCCCCT GGAGCCCAGGGATTCCAAGGTCATGCTGGAGAGCCTGGAGAGCCTGGACAGTCT GGGGCCATTGGTGCTCGTGGACCCCCAGGACCTCCTGGCAAATCTGGTGAAGAT GGTAACAATGGCCGACCTGGCAAACCCGGAGACAGAGGCCCCGTTGGACCACAG GGCGCACGTGGCTTCCCTGGAACACCCGGACTCCCTGGTATGAAGGGACACAGA GGATACAACGGGCTTGATGGACGCAAGGGAGAACCCGGTTCAGCTGGTGCTAAG GGTGAGAACGGCGCCCATGGAAACGCTGGAACTCCTGGACAAAGG GGTGGCCGCGGACTGCCCGGTGAGAGAGGTCGCGCTGGCCCTGCTGGCCCAGCCGGCGCTCGCGGTGCTGATGGCAACACTGGTCCCGCCGGACCTGCG GGTCCTTTGGGAGCCGCCGGTCCACCAGGTTTCCCCGGTGCCCCTGGTCCCAAG GGAGAGGTTGGACCCGCTGGCTCCAGCGGGCCTTCTGGTGCTCAGGGAGCAAGAGGTGAGCCCGGCCCCAATGGCGCTGTTGGCCCAGTCGGCCCTTCT GGCAACCCTGGTGCTAATGGACTGAATGGAGCCAAGGGAGCTGCT GGAGCTCCTGGAGTCGCTGGTGCCCCTGGTTTCCCAGGACCAAGAGGTGGACCTGGTCCTCAGGGCCCCTCCGGCCCCTCTGGACCCAGAGGACTTGCA GGTGACCCTGGTCCCTCTGGTGTGAAGGGAGAGACTGGTGTCAAGGGTGAGCCC GGTATGGTTGGTAACCAGGGTGTCCCTGGTCCTGCTGGAGAGGAGGGCAAGAGAGGTTCAACTGGTGAGCAAGGTCCCACTGGACCTGCTGGTGTTGCTGGACCAAGG GGTGCTGCTGGGACCCGTGGTCTTCCTGGCTTGGCTGGCAGAGCTGGACCAATG GGCATGCCCGGTGCCCGTGGTTCCACTGGTCCTGGTGGACCACGTGGACCTCCTGGAGATGCTGGTCGTGCTGGCGAGCCTGGCCTGACTGGTCCAAGA GGTCTGCCTGGAAGCCCTGGTAGCTCTGGACCACCTGGAAAGGAGGGACCTGGC GGTCCACCTGGCCAAGATGGGCGCAGTGGCCCACCTGGTCCTACCGGTCCCAGAGGCCAGCCCGGTACTATTGGATTCCCTGGTCCCAAGGGACCATCT GGCGAGGCTGGCAAACCCGGTGAAAAGGGACCAACCGGACCTTCTGGTCTGAGA GGTGCCCCTGGTCCCGATGGTAACAACGGCCCTTCTGGTCCTGTTGGACTTGCT GGTAACCCTGGTGAGAAAGGAGAGCAGGGACCTTCTGGTGCTCCTGGATTCCAG GGTCTTCCTGGTCCAGCTGGCCCGGTTGGTGAGGCTGGCAAGCCTGGAGACAGA GGTATTCCCGGAGACCAGGGTGTCCAAGGACCTTCTGGAGTGAAG GGCGAGAGAGGTGCCCCTGGCCCTGCCGGATCCGTCGGAGCCCAGGGACCCATTGGAGTCCGTGGCCCAGCCGGCACTGCTGGTACTGATGGAGGCAAG GGCGAGCCTGGTGCCGTCGGACCTGCTGGTTCCCCCGGAGCCCAGGGTGCTTCTGGCATGCCTGGAGAGCGTGGTGCTGCTGGCACTCCTGGACCCAAGGGTGAGAAG GGTGAGGCCGGATACAGGGGATTGGAGGGTAATATGGGAAGAGATGGTGCCCGT GGCGCCCCAGGACCCAGTGGACCTCCCGGACCTGCTGGTGCTAACGGTGAAAAG GGTGAGACTGGTTCTTTCGGTCAAGCTGGCCCTGCTGGTCCTCGTGGTCCTTCT GGAGAGCGCGGTGAGTCCGGCCCAGCCGGACCTCCTGGATTTGCTGGACCTGCT GGTGCTGATGGCCAACCTGGCCCCAGAGGAGAGAAAGGCCCTGCTGGTGGAAAGGGTGATGTCGGACCTGCTGGCCCCGCCGGTCCATCTGGCAACTCCGGACCCCTT GGTCCTGCTGGTCCTGGTGGTCCCCCCGGTGCCCGTGGTGACAGCGGCCCATCC GGTCTGACTGGCTTCCCTGGTGCTCCTGGCAGAGTTGGACCCCCAGGCCCTGCT GGTATCGTTGGACCCCCTGGACCTAGTGGACATGCTGGAAAGGATGGGCCTCGTGGACCTCGTGGTGATTCTGGTCCTGCTGGACCACCTGGAGAGCAAGGCATGCTTGGGCCCGCTGGTCTGGCTGGAGAGAAGGGCTCTCCTGGAGAAAGCGGCCCCGCT GGTTCTCCCGGTACCTCTGGACCTCAGGGTCAGCTCGGATCTCAGGGTATCAACGGTCTTCCAGGACAGAGGGGTGACCGCGGTTCCCCTGGAGGACCTGGTTCTAAC GGTGAGTCTGGCAGAGTTGGCCCAACTGGAGCCCCTGGACCACGTGGTCCTGCTGGAAACATTGGCATGCCTGGTATGACTGGTCCTCAGGGAGAGGCTGGACGTGAG GGTAGCCCTGGTAACGATGGACCTCCTGGACGTCCTGGGGCTGCTGGATTCAAG GGTGACCGTGGTGAGCCAGGTTCCCCCGGTTCCTCTGGACTTGCTGGTGCCCCTGGACCCGCTGGACCTGCTGGTGCTGTTGGCAGACCCGGCAATCGTGGTGAGGCT GGACCCGTAGGATCTGTTGGAGCTGCTGGCCCTGCTGGTGCTAGAGGTGCCCCT GGCCCTGCTGGTTCTCGTGGCGAGAAGGGTGTtgctggagagagaggagagaggggcaTGAAGGGATTGCGTGGACACCCCGGCCTTCAGGGAATGCCTGGACCCAAT GGTCCTTCTGGTGACTCGGGTCCTTCTGGTGTTACCGGCCCTGCTGGTCCCAGG GGCCCTGCTGGTCCTCATGGACCTGCTGGTAAAGATGGAAGAGCTGGAATTCACGGTCCAGTTGGCCCTGTTGGTCACCGTGGTCCCGCTGGACATCTCGGACCTGCT GGTCCTCCTGGACCACCCGGTCTGCCCGGTCCCCCTGGCCCAGCCGGTGGCTCCTATGACGTCTCCGGAGGGTTCGACGAGTACGCCGCCGACCAGGCTGCTCTCAGGGCCAAGGATTATGAGGTGGATGCTACGCTGAAGTCCCTGAACTCCCAGATTGATAACCTGCTCAGCCCAGAGGGCTCCAAGAAGAACCCCGCCCGCACCTGCCGTGACATCAGACTCAGCCACCCAGACTGGAGCAGCG GCTACTACTGGATTGACCCCAACCAGGGCTGCAGCATGGATGCCATCAAGGTCCACTGCGACTTCACCACCGGCCAGACCTGCATCTACGCCCAACCCGAGAGCATCGCCCGCAAGAACTGGTACAGAAGTCCACAGGAGAAGAAGCACGTCTGGTTTGGCGAGACCATCAATGGTGGTACTGAG TTCACTTACAACGACGAGACCATGAGCCCACAGACCATGGCAACTCAGCTGGCGTTCATGCGCCTGCTGGCCAACCAGGCCACTCAGAACATCACCTACCACTGCAGGAACAGCGTCGCCTACATGGACGCTGAGAACGGCAACCTGAAGAAGGCCGTTCTCCTGCAGGGCTCCAACGACGTGGAGCTGAGGGCGGAGGGCAACAGCCGCTTCACCTTCAACGTCCTGGAGGATGGCTGCACT AGACACACAGGCCAGTGGAGCAAGACAGTCATTGAATACAGAACGAATAAACCAGCTCGCCTGCCCATCCTCGACATTGCACCTTTGGACATTGGTGGCGCTGATCAAGAGTTTGGTTTGGACATTGGCCCAGTCTGTTTCAAATAA